The following proteins come from a genomic window of Excalfactoria chinensis isolate bCotChi1 chromosome 6, bCotChi1.hap2, whole genome shotgun sequence:
- the NPM3 gene encoding nucleoplasmin-3 has product MEQHGTGSVLFGCELTASTKSYTFHVDEDDDSDHVLALSVVCLTDGAKDECNVVEVVGRNHKNQEISVPVANLKLSCQPLLSLDNFKLQPPVTFRLAAGSGPVHLAGWHQILHRDDASFEEDDDDDMSEEEMEPIVPAKKERRKQ; this is encoded by the exons ATGGAGCAGCACGGCACCGGCAGCGTCCTGTTCG GCTGCGAGCTGACTGCCAGCACCAAGTCCTACACGTTTCACGTGGATGAAGATGATGACTCTGACCACGTTTTGGCCCTGTCTGTG GTGTGCCTCACGGATGGTGCCAAGGATGAGTGCAACGTGGTGGAGGTTGTTGGGCGAAACCACAAGAACCAGGAGATCTCTGTGCCGGTGGCAAACCTGAAGCTGTCATGCCAGCCCTTG CTGAGCCTGGACAACTTCAAGCTGCAGCCCCCAGTGACGTTCCGCCTGGCAGCAGGCTCTGGCCCCGTGCACCTCGCCGGCTGGCACCAGATCT TGCACAGGGATGATGCTTCCTTTGAGGAGGACGATGATGATGACATGTCTGAGGAGGAGATGGAGCCCATCGTGCCTGCcaagaaggagagaaggaagcagTGA